The following are from one region of the Rhodopirellula sp. P2 genome:
- a CDS encoding efflux RND transporter periplasmic adaptor subunit, which yields MDRLSSSLELAASMVGCLMTQRDPGTIDWQQQPIRIASDVKVWPVRETGEPIYRIEIPATHEFFRVGLPEYTFLSALDGHRTIAQACGLVTAKMGRGAPSSSQCESIARWLIDHQLAHFADAPPPRRGRSGQTASASETKAKSLTRWNPFWIKTPIPGAAKLLLPLSRALGFLFTTPMLVVGVLSIVAALLGLTTRWSEFLAGAASIFDPSNWAWLLLTAIGLKLVHELGHAIACHRAGGTVREAGVVWVLMTPLAYVDVSSCWRLSSRWSRIGVAAAGMLIEGWVASVAIAGWLFCESEIIRWWCHHVILTAGLSTVLFNANVLMRFDGYFMLSDWMDVPNLATEANQSVRQFLRRWFLGDASWVRSHTGWRRTAVFVYGWCAVAWRVLVCVSLGIAASTMLGGAGVLLSLLGGWMWWGKPFVTWLQSMRTLWGIHPLQVCRGLVLGSLAVGMLGWMLVAMPVPSSIRVPVVVQYRPESAVRVGVEGFLVELLVHEGDQVQAGDRLAVIENRELQQRVAELEIAQQQNDIRLRKAIESREESERLILLDNRQAISDKLQTLRKQSAQLQVRAVQSGRVIAEDLPSKLNTYVKEGDVLMVVATPTDKEVLAVVNQSQVEDVRQRMGESVRLVSAGRQTFWGTLDQLQPRASDRVPNASLAATHGGPLAVRMDDDSSTESSREDRLGETTIDAMRLLQPHFRGVVKLSETEAKRVPAGMRLEAHFGWHQAPIATRLKHWFQNALAEAAETAD from the coding sequence ATGGATCGTCTTTCATCGTCCCTGGAACTTGCTGCTTCGATGGTTGGGTGTCTGATGACGCAGCGTGATCCTGGAACCATCGACTGGCAGCAACAACCGATCCGCATCGCCAGTGACGTGAAGGTCTGGCCCGTCCGCGAAACGGGGGAGCCGATTTATCGGATTGAAATTCCTGCCACACATGAGTTCTTTCGTGTGGGATTGCCCGAGTACACGTTCCTGTCTGCGCTGGACGGGCATCGTACAATTGCACAAGCCTGCGGGTTGGTCACCGCGAAGATGGGACGCGGTGCTCCCTCGTCTTCGCAATGTGAGTCCATCGCTCGCTGGTTGATCGATCATCAATTGGCGCACTTTGCCGATGCACCACCACCTCGCAGAGGACGATCCGGTCAGACGGCAAGTGCGAGTGAAACCAAGGCCAAATCACTGACGCGTTGGAATCCGTTCTGGATCAAAACGCCGATTCCGGGTGCGGCGAAGTTGCTGTTGCCGCTTTCACGCGCTCTCGGATTTCTGTTTACAACGCCGATGCTGGTGGTCGGTGTGTTGTCGATCGTTGCCGCGTTGCTTGGGCTGACGACGCGGTGGTCGGAATTTCTTGCTGGAGCGGCATCGATCTTCGATCCGTCCAACTGGGCTTGGTTGTTGCTCACGGCGATCGGTCTGAAATTGGTCCATGAACTGGGGCATGCGATTGCCTGTCACCGCGCGGGCGGGACGGTCCGAGAAGCCGGCGTGGTTTGGGTCTTGATGACACCGCTGGCCTACGTGGATGTCTCGAGTTGTTGGCGATTGTCGTCGCGTTGGTCGCGCATCGGAGTCGCAGCGGCAGGCATGTTGATCGAGGGCTGGGTGGCGTCCGTTGCGATCGCCGGTTGGTTGTTCTGTGAGAGCGAGATCATCCGCTGGTGGTGCCACCACGTGATTCTAACGGCGGGACTTTCGACGGTTCTGTTCAATGCCAACGTGTTGATGCGATTCGATGGCTACTTCATGCTTTCGGATTGGATGGACGTTCCGAACTTGGCCACTGAAGCCAACCAATCGGTCCGCCAATTCTTGCGGCGTTGGTTTCTGGGTGATGCGTCTTGGGTTCGATCCCACACGGGTTGGCGTCGGACGGCCGTGTTTGTTTACGGATGGTGCGCCGTCGCTTGGCGAGTGCTCGTCTGCGTGTCGCTCGGCATCGCGGCGTCGACCATGTTGGGTGGTGCGGGCGTTTTGCTGTCGCTGCTGGGAGGATGGATGTGGTGGGGCAAGCCGTTTGTGACTTGGTTGCAATCGATGCGGACGCTTTGGGGGATTCACCCGCTTCAGGTTTGCCGTGGCCTGGTGCTGGGCTCTTTGGCAGTGGGCATGCTCGGATGGATGTTGGTCGCGATGCCAGTGCCATCGTCCATTCGCGTCCCGGTGGTGGTGCAGTATCGCCCGGAGTCGGCGGTGCGAGTCGGTGTGGAAGGGTTTCTGGTTGAACTGTTGGTCCACGAGGGAGATCAGGTTCAGGCGGGCGACCGGTTGGCGGTCATCGAAAACCGAGAGCTTCAGCAGCGGGTCGCGGAGTTGGAAATCGCACAGCAGCAAAACGACATCCGCCTTCGCAAAGCGATCGAGTCTCGCGAGGAATCCGAACGGCTGATTTTGTTGGACAACCGCCAAGCGATCTCGGACAAATTACAGACGCTTCGAAAGCAGTCTGCCCAGTTACAGGTTCGCGCCGTTCAATCGGGACGCGTGATCGCCGAGGATTTGCCGTCGAAGCTCAACACATACGTGAAGGAAGGGGATGTGCTGATGGTGGTTGCGACGCCGACGGACAAAGAAGTCTTGGCGGTGGTCAATCAGTCCCAGGTGGAAGACGTTCGCCAGCGAATGGGTGAGTCGGTGCGATTGGTTTCAGCTGGACGGCAGACGTTTTGGGGCACCCTCGATCAACTTCAGCCGCGAGCATCGGATCGAGTGCCCAACGCATCGTTGGCAGCCACTCACGGGGGACCATTGGCGGTTCGCATGGACGACGATTCCTCAACGGAATCGTCACGCGAGGATCGGTTGGGGGAGACAACGATCGATGCAATGCGGTTGCTGCAACCACATTTCCGAGGCGTCGTGAAACTGTCGGAAACCGAGGCCAAACGCGTGCCAGCGGGAATGCGTTTGGAAGCCCATTTCGGTTGGCATCAAGCTCCCATCGCCACGCGATTGAAACACTGGTTTCAAAACGCTTTGGCGGAAGCCGCCGAGACCGCGGACTGA
- a CDS encoding efflux RND transporter periplasmic adaptor subunit, which produces MFTATPPSSDSLDRDSHHDLQRRAETLAAAIELQSALDRCHEFEDAASIATRLLSQWLQAEGAVLCWRSRLGAGLKCISDHASNGGKFAAESSSATPHGETQQREALAAAEEACLRDQLSHVAATEVASSPGTMAMRQWLKAIGSSNLMACPLADSAGDNLGVLLILDPHEPSAASILEAFGPLLCSKLQSIQRLQPSGVEASLVRGIRSFRATWQRATVCVVAAFILLMFLPAHHNIRTNVQLQPVQRRFIAAPFDGPLQECLVRPGDTVKAGELLAKINPRELEYELAGLRALHGQADQERRGSMATHDFGKSQIAALEADRLKTQTELLNHRKDNLEIRSPIDGIIVSGDWKQSEGAPLTRGETLFEIAPVGAMKVEIEVPEEDIAYVSAGMLTQIHTHAMPDRVMHGAITRIHPAATLRDSENVFLAEVTVDDQDGLLRPGMKGRATIYGNKRPIGWIVFHRPWNLLLRWLGV; this is translated from the coding sequence GTGTTCACTGCCACGCCGCCTTCCTCTGACTCGCTCGATCGTGATTCGCATCACGATCTGCAACGTCGCGCCGAAACTTTGGCGGCGGCGATTGAATTGCAATCTGCGCTCGACAGGTGTCACGAATTCGAAGACGCGGCCTCCATCGCCACGCGTCTGTTGAGCCAGTGGTTGCAGGCCGAGGGCGCTGTGCTGTGTTGGCGAAGCCGTCTTGGTGCTGGGTTGAAGTGCATCAGCGATCACGCTAGCAACGGTGGCAAATTCGCGGCCGAATCGTCTTCAGCGACTCCGCACGGGGAAACGCAGCAGCGAGAAGCACTGGCTGCCGCGGAAGAAGCTTGCTTGCGAGACCAACTCAGCCATGTCGCGGCAACCGAGGTGGCCTCCTCGCCCGGCACGATGGCGATGCGGCAATGGTTGAAGGCGATCGGATCCTCGAATCTGATGGCGTGCCCGTTGGCCGACTCGGCAGGCGACAATCTGGGGGTGTTGTTGATTCTGGACCCGCATGAACCCTCCGCCGCTTCGATCCTGGAAGCGTTCGGTCCGTTGCTGTGCAGCAAACTTCAAAGCATTCAACGCCTGCAGCCCTCCGGTGTGGAAGCGTCCCTGGTGCGTGGGATTCGGTCGTTTCGTGCCACCTGGCAACGGGCGACCGTGTGCGTCGTCGCAGCCTTCATCCTGTTGATGTTTCTGCCCGCTCACCACAACATTCGCACCAACGTGCAACTGCAACCCGTCCAACGACGCTTCATCGCGGCCCCGTTTGATGGTCCGCTGCAGGAGTGCTTGGTGCGTCCTGGCGACACCGTGAAGGCTGGCGAATTGTTGGCGAAGATCAACCCTCGCGAATTGGAATACGAGCTGGCTGGATTGCGAGCCTTGCACGGTCAAGCCGACCAGGAACGACGCGGGTCGATGGCAACACACGACTTTGGCAAGAGCCAGATTGCGGCACTGGAAGCCGATCGCTTGAAGACGCAAACCGAACTGCTGAACCATCGCAAAGACAACCTGGAAATTCGCAGCCCGATCGATGGGATCATCGTCAGTGGTGATTGGAAGCAATCCGAAGGCGCTCCCCTGACTCGTGGTGAAACTCTGTTTGAAATCGCGCCGGTCGGTGCGATGAAGGTCGAGATCGAAGTCCCCGAGGAAGACATCGCTTACGTCAGTGCTGGAATGCTGACGCAGATCCACACGCATGCGATGCCAGACCGAGTCATGCACGGTGCGATCACGCGAATCCACCCCGCGGCGACCCTGCGTGATTCCGAGAATGTGTTTCTGGCGGAGGTCACGGTGGATGATCAAGACGGTTTGCTGCGACCCGGCATGAAGGGACGCGCGACGATCTATGGAAACAAACGTCCGATTGGATGGATCGTCTTTCATCGTCCCTGGAACTTGCTGCTTCGATGGTTGGGTGTCTGA
- a CDS encoding efflux RND transporter periplasmic adaptor subunit, translating into MNHNWIATLCVLVSVQCLGWLDSGALGTGYVNTVSADEYEAFTEPYRRVNVSSSEMGVITELKVREGDEVKEGQLLAQLEDTLLRKTLEVSRAAKDAVGGKTAAEAEVAIREQQVQSYRRLFTQGNATPRELERAENDHRQALARLQSVTEELSVRALEHQRVICQLEQRRILAPADGVVVSFAKEAGEFVSPTDPVLLQLVQLDRLKAIFSVPLRRIDRLSEGQTVVVRVGGARRAVLGTLQHISPVANAESGTVRVRVILDNENRDLRSGVVCWLDLEASARSIESKRTRVSDAPLSLSPAVR; encoded by the coding sequence ATGAACCACAACTGGATAGCGACGCTCTGCGTCTTGGTGAGTGTGCAGTGCTTGGGCTGGCTGGATTCAGGAGCCCTGGGGACCGGCTACGTGAACACCGTTTCCGCGGATGAGTACGAAGCCTTCACCGAGCCCTATCGAAGGGTCAACGTCTCCTCATCGGAGATGGGCGTGATCACCGAACTGAAAGTTCGGGAAGGCGACGAGGTCAAGGAAGGTCAGCTCTTGGCTCAACTCGAGGACACGTTGCTGCGCAAAACATTGGAAGTGTCACGAGCGGCAAAAGATGCCGTCGGCGGCAAGACGGCCGCGGAAGCCGAAGTGGCCATTCGTGAACAACAAGTCCAGAGCTATCGCCGATTGTTCACGCAAGGCAATGCCACGCCACGTGAACTGGAACGCGCCGAGAACGATCACCGACAAGCCTTGGCAAGATTGCAAAGCGTCACGGAAGAATTGAGTGTTCGAGCGTTGGAACACCAGCGTGTGATCTGTCAGTTGGAACAACGGCGTATCTTGGCGCCCGCAGACGGGGTCGTGGTCTCGTTTGCCAAGGAAGCAGGGGAGTTTGTTTCGCCAACCGATCCCGTCCTGCTGCAATTGGTTCAACTGGATCGCCTGAAAGCGATCTTTTCCGTCCCGTTGCGTCGAATCGATCGCTTGTCCGAAGGCCAAACCGTTGTCGTTCGCGTCGGTGGGGCTCGCCGTGCAGTGCTGGGGACGCTCCAGCACATTTCGCCGGTTGCCAATGCCGAGTCGGGAACGGTTCGCGTGCGAGTGATCTTGGACAACGAAAACAGAGACCTTCGCAGTGGCGTGGTCTGTTGGTTGGATCTCGAAGCGTCAGCGCGATCGATCGAATCAAAACGGACCCGAGTCAGCGACGCACCGCTTTCTCTTTCTCCTGCGGTGCGTTAG
- a CDS encoding preprotein translocase subunit SecA: MSVLKAANHWCSALTSASGHSWFPGRPAMEIETILQAAGDQLSGRRECRRGDLAHRWQTLRTRLLQHLAEGPRSSSRQRDVIWEQCLVDALVLAFDAVEQTHGIELFEVQLRAGLIVSAGWMSRRGGVAEMQTGEGKTYALFVASLIAALPGRGVHVATPNAYLAKRDHDDLRETWALLGVVSNCLPEDVSPERSQLAYRADVTYGPGHAFGFDYLRDQLAMDTAARQRPGTSLLNRLNATTTGNARLQRGLAVALVDEIDHVLIDDALSPLLLSGTRPGEAEDAAVHRHARAVAESLREGADFRTTGQLIELTDQGLDLAYQSLEDWSDASLRRPWHEYVELSLQAKHLLRREMDYVIDEQSVRIVDQSTGRIYEDRTWSGGLQQAIEAKEELPIQRESEALAKITRQRFYRSYDYLAGVTGTAGDCREELKSVYGLQVQTVQPRLPSRRVVHPTHVTNTLEQKVAAIAEEARRMTDAGRCVLVGTLDIATSHCVAEEIRRQGLSCELLNGLQNTEEAEVIARAGQPHAITVATNLAGRGTDIRLHPDVAAKGGLHVIVAEHHRSARVDRQLIGRCARCGDSGSCRHFLSAEDELVSQSAPWVGRAIRRAIANDQMETLSVDSQIASIQQRQAKRAAAARRQLLEADDRDRGLVCKAQSNRDPAPHLHALDAG, translated from the coding sequence ATGAGTGTTCTCAAGGCGGCCAACCATTGGTGTTCGGCTTTGACTTCGGCTTCCGGACACTCTTGGTTCCCCGGGCGACCTGCGATGGAGATCGAAACCATTCTGCAAGCCGCTGGCGATCAGTTGAGTGGAAGACGGGAGTGCCGCCGAGGCGATTTGGCGCATCGATGGCAGACGCTTCGAACTCGCCTGTTGCAGCATTTGGCCGAGGGTCCACGCAGCTCATCGCGACAACGCGATGTGATCTGGGAACAGTGTTTGGTCGATGCGTTGGTGTTGGCCTTCGATGCCGTGGAGCAAACCCACGGGATTGAATTGTTTGAAGTTCAATTGCGTGCCGGGTTGATCGTTTCGGCTGGCTGGATGTCCCGTCGCGGCGGCGTTGCTGAAATGCAGACCGGTGAAGGCAAAACGTACGCCTTGTTTGTGGCTTCGTTGATCGCCGCGTTGCCGGGCCGAGGCGTGCATGTGGCCACGCCCAATGCCTACTTGGCCAAGCGGGATCATGACGACCTGCGCGAAACCTGGGCGTTGTTGGGCGTTGTGTCCAATTGCTTGCCCGAAGACGTCTCGCCGGAACGGAGCCAATTGGCATACCGAGCCGATGTGACCTATGGGCCCGGGCACGCTTTTGGATTTGATTACCTTCGCGACCAGTTGGCCATGGACACGGCGGCTCGCCAGCGTCCCGGCACCAGTCTGCTGAATCGACTGAACGCGACGACGACCGGCAACGCACGATTGCAGCGTGGGCTCGCGGTCGCTTTGGTCGACGAGATCGATCATGTCTTGATCGATGACGCGTTGTCACCATTGTTGCTGTCGGGCACGCGACCGGGGGAGGCCGAGGACGCCGCCGTCCATCGACATGCTCGGGCTGTCGCGGAATCACTTCGGGAAGGCGCTGACTTTCGAACAACCGGACAACTGATTGAGTTGACAGACCAGGGATTGGATCTCGCCTACCAATCATTGGAAGATTGGTCTGATGCTTCTCTACGGCGTCCTTGGCACGAATACGTGGAGTTGTCCTTGCAAGCCAAGCATTTGCTTCGTCGCGAAATGGATTATGTGATCGACGAACAATCCGTTCGGATCGTCGATCAATCCACGGGGCGAATTTATGAAGATCGAACCTGGTCCGGCGGTTTGCAACAAGCCATCGAGGCCAAAGAAGAGCTGCCGATCCAGCGGGAGAGCGAAGCCCTGGCGAAGATCACCCGGCAGCGTTTTTATCGTTCCTACGACTACTTGGCGGGAGTCACCGGAACCGCGGGCGATTGTCGCGAAGAGCTGAAGTCGGTCTATGGTCTGCAGGTGCAAACGGTGCAACCTCGCCTGCCATCTCGACGAGTGGTTCACCCGACACATGTGACCAACACGTTGGAGCAAAAGGTGGCTGCCATTGCCGAGGAAGCTCGCCGAATGACCGACGCTGGGCGTTGCGTGTTGGTTGGCACGCTGGACATTGCGACCAGCCACTGCGTTGCCGAGGAGATTCGTCGGCAAGGGCTCTCCTGTGAGTTGCTCAACGGCCTGCAGAACACCGAGGAAGCTGAGGTGATCGCCCGGGCAGGGCAACCACACGCGATCACCGTCGCGACGAACTTGGCGGGCCGCGGAACGGACATTCGACTGCATCCCGATGTGGCAGCCAAAGGCGGATTGCACGTGATCGTGGCGGAACACCATCGTTCGGCGCGAGTCGATCGGCAACTGATCGGGCGTTGTGCCCGCTGTGGTGACTCGGGCAGTTGCCGGCATTTTTTGTCGGCCGAAGATGAGTTGGTCAGCCAATCCGCCCCGTGGGTTGGCCGCGCGATTCGGCGTGCCATCGCGAACGACCAAATGGAAACACTTTCGGTGGATTCCCAGATCGCCTCGATCCAACAGCGGCAAGCCAAGCGGGCCGCTGCGGCCCGACGGCAATTGCTGGAAGCAGACGATCGCGATCGCGGATTGGTTTGCAAGGCTCAATCAAACCGTGATCCCGCCCCACACCTTCATGCATTGGATGCAGGATAA